In Lycium ferocissimum isolate CSIRO_LF1 chromosome 7, AGI_CSIRO_Lferr_CH_V1, whole genome shotgun sequence, the sequence ATTGGTTGATGAGTCTAAGGATGTTTCTCATAAGGAACAAATGGCTCTTGTCTTGAGATATGTAAACAAGGAGGGTAAAGTTATTGAGCGATTTCTTGGTCTTGTTCATGTGAAAGATACATCTGCAAAGTCATTGAAAGAAGCGATCTATTCTTTGCTTTTAGACCATTCTTTGAGTCGATCTCAAATACGGGGACAAGGTTATGATGGAGCTAGTAACATGCAAGGAGAAATTAATGGTCTTAAAACTCTGATTCTGAAAGATAATTCTTCGGCATATTGCGTACATTGCTTTGCTCATCAATTGCAATTGACTCTTGTAGCCGTTGCAAAAAAACATCATGatgtgaataatttttttgacatTCTTGCCAATGTTTTAAATATCGTTGGAGGTTCTTTTAAGCGTAGGGAGATGCTTCGAGATGATCAAGCTGAAAAATTAGAGGAATTACTAGTGCTCGGTGAAGTTCATACGGGAAGTGGAttaaatcaagaacttggactTCAAAGGCCTGGTGATACCCGTTGGGGATCTCATTTTAAGATGGTACGTAACTTCATTTCCTTATTCTCATCAATTGTGCATGTACTTGGAGTTCCTGCAAATGAGGGTGCAAATTATCATGAGAAAGCAATGGCAAAAAGTCTAGTGGAAGACATTAGATCTTATGAGTTTATCTACATGTTGCATTTGATGTTGAAAATTTTGGCGATTacatatgatttgaatatgtcTTTGCAACGAAAAGATCAAGATATTGTTAGTGCTATGAAGCTTGTTGATTTCACAAAAAGAAAATTGCAATCGATGAGGGAATCTGAATGGAATTCTTTGGTAGAAGACGTCTCCTTATTTTGTGAAAAGAATGGTATTATGATCCCTGAAATGGATGAGAAGTATGGTCTTGGAAAGTCGAAGCGTAAAAGCTCAAGTGTTATCTATTCTTATCATTTGCGTGTGGAAGTTTTTTATGCTGTTATTGATTTGCAACTTTCAGAGCTTAACAATCGTTTTAGTGAAGTGAATACTGATCTACTTCTTGGCATGGCTAGTTTGAGTCCCGAGAATTCTTttgcaaattatgataaaaaaaaaaaagaatcatgaaGCTTGCTACTTATTATCCAAATGAGTTCAGTGCTTCCAAGCTTGATGATCTTAGTTTTGATCTTGACAATTATATTTACTATGTGAGAGAAGTGGACAAagcttttcaaatttgaaaggACTTGGAGATCTTTCGATGGCGTTGGTTAAATCAAGTATGCACAAGACATGGGGACTTGTTTATTTGCTTGTGAAGTTAAGCTTGATATTACCCGTGGCTACTGCAACAGTGGAAAGAGCTTTTTCCTCAATGAAGTTTATTAAAAATGACTTGCGAAGTAGAATTAGTGATGGCTTTTTGAATGATTGTTTAGTTTGTTATATAGAGgatgaagtatttgaaagtgTACCTAATGATGCGATCATTGATCGTTTTCAAAAGATGACAACTCGTCGAGTGCAATTGTAATGATAATGCTTATATTTATATAGTGTATAAGTAGTTTGTTGCCTTTTTGAATATATTAAATACCGATACTTGTTCGTTAGTTTAACGGTTGTTATACATCAGCTTAAGGTCGTTGTCCTGTCTTATGATTCGAACCCCCAGACTtgaaatcctggctccgcctctgccTATATACGTTCTTACTTCTGTTGAacgtaaattttatttaaatggtTGCCGTTTGTAAATTGTAATAACATAACATGACGGAAGACTAGATTAAGTCCACCACTTGATGTGATACAAGTGACTAGAttttaaattgtttttgttTCCTTGTAATAGTACTCCCTATATTAGTATGATCGAGTCCAATAATGTATTTCTTCCATCTTTTTTGCTTGGCCAATTTGTATTTTATATTTCActcaaaataatattaattaaatatttattttttactaattttttattagtaatgatacttttaaaatttacatTAGACTATTTGTATTCCATTGAGTTTCAAAATGATTGTTTAATAtaaaggaataaaaaaaaatctcttcatttgttaaaatatacaaataaaatgaaaaatctaTTATTAATATACTTGACGAGTAAAAATAAACGAGGGAGTCCTAACTTAGTTAATTATAAAAGTTAAAAGTAATTGAatagaaaaatgaagtttacTTGGTCATTAAGATTTTAGTAATTCGAGGGTAAAGAGCGTAGACAAGAAAGATTGTTGAATCTTGACCTGATTCCACAAGATTTTACCTAATACGGTAATGACGTAATGTTGAACTAATCACGTTGAATTGCCAAAgttttatcattttattatgGTTATgtcatacatatttatattacaATTGTAGTATTATTTTTATGCCATACTTAAAGATGGGACAACAATATGAGATTAGTAACagtgagataaaataatagaatgaCACATTTTTTATTCTCCaagctttttttttcaaagtccTGTAAAAAAACCAAGgttaaatatgaaaataaaagtttatcttaaactaaataatatttcatattATATCCTGACATCCGGTATATCTCATTTTTGTCAAATGAACCAAACATACTATAGTTCACAAGCCACATGCAAGGGCGGATATAACATGAAAGCTACGAGTTCACGTAAATTCAGTACCTTTTGCTCATAACCTAGTTTTGGCCCAGTTAGACCCGTTTATGCTaagaaaaatattgaaataagTGTTATCTTGTACAAAAATTATTTCGAAAAAGGTGAATACGAGCACAAAAAGTTcatttgattcttgaaattttttaaactttgtaaATTTATAATAACAAGCTATTAAgataaaatttaacaaaaaactATTACTTCTTTGTAATATGATATCAAAATTATTACATTAGAAGTCGATTTAACAAGATATATACAAACATCTCAAGCCACACGATAGCTATAATCACGACAACAATCTGGACACAATATCTGTCTAAGCATCCACATTTCTATACAGTGATGATGAAACACGGGACTATAGGGAAGAATGCTTACATGCTCAATTTGGTCGAAATCACTCAAACAAAGGTGGCAAGTACCGTCCATAAAATTTATGTTATCTTGTACTAACGAATATGGTGCAAAAGGAAATCGAATGATGACTCTTTTGATAACGTTATTGTGCCTAATATAATagcattccccccccccccccaacaataaaaagaaaataattataaccgGAGGGAAGCTAGAATTCAAGCTTGTGGGTTGGGGTTCTAATCTTTTTAAAGTTCtttattcttaattaataatttgtacatatttgacaaaaattttaatacaaatacatGGTTCGGATAAAAGCTattgggttcggccgaacccacaTCCGATGGGGTGGCTCCGCCCCTGATTATAACTATGAGGACTTCCTCCAGAACAAACCCCCTTAAAATAGGTTCAACAATATCAAAGTATTCGTCGTCTTTTGACTATCAatccaagaaaaaattattatgaTCTGTCTCATAAAAAAGTAAGCAAAAGTTTACAAATGAATAAATAACTTATAATTACATATAACTTTACATATTAATTTAGAATTGATTAAtaagaatatttttaataatatttaacgATAAGCTAAGTttaataatttgactaaactttgtTCATCAATGAGCACTTTGAGGCAATTAGTTATAGAAGACTAACctacatatataatatgtttATCAACAAATCATTAATTAAGAGGTCCAAGCATATTTAATAAAATCAGCTTCTGTGTGTATTACACGTGCATCCTGTGCGTCATATGTGTATCCCGTGCATCTCATGTGCATCCGTGCGACACACGTGCCTGAAAAGAGAAAGGCAGCAGATAATTAACCAGAATTTAAAAATacattaaggggtcgtttggcaGCTGGTTAGGACTCAGCATGTTTTAGTAATGCaggtattagttatgcgggtATTAGCAATGCATGTATTAGTTAGGCGGGTATTAGTAATGCACGTATTAGTTGTGCAGGTATTAGTTAGGCAGGGTTTAGTTAtgcataaattatttatttggattttttttcttttttttttttggtaactaagaATTTGTATTAATCCCCAAAGATAGTCATTACAAAACAAGGCAAAGCTTTACACAGCTTGCCATTCAAATAAAAACCATAGGAGCTACAAACAGGAAACTAGAATTGAACTCTTGAGACTATGTCCTTAGTCCTGCTAGTGGCTCGAACACAAGAAACATATGCAATCTCCCTTGCCAGTTGCCACTGTCCTCCAATCGCGAATATTCTACCATTCCTCTCCATCCAGAAGCCATAAACAGTCTCAGAAAACACCAGCCTGTATGCGTGGGCCATTTGTGAGTTCCCCTTTGTGTGTGTTATAATCCAGGCTATATGTTGATCCCATGTGTCCTCAGTTCTATGTGGTATATCTAGCCATGTCTCCATTTTGTCCCATATTAACTTTGAATACTCACAGCCCATAAAGAAGTGCTCTCTAGATTCATGATACTGATGGCATAAAGAGCATTCTGGATCCGCTTGTATCCCCCATTTTTTAACCCTATCAGTAGTGGATAGCCTCCCCAGCATACGCAGCCTGTGATGAATCTTGCTTTGGGTCGTGCATCATTATTATACATTATAGCTTTCCATGGAACTCTTAGCAAGGGAGTCATCAGTTGATAGTAAAGTTGCCGAATCATACTTTTACCAGTTCTAAGTTGCTGCAACTGTGGTAACATTGTCTTATATTCCATGATCTTCCTCAATAGCCAGCAGGCCTGTTTTGGAACTTGGAGTTCTTTAAACAACTAATTCTTGATGTAATACACATGAACCCATCGTATCCACAATTTGTCCTGCTTATTTGCAATGTCCCAATATGTTTTAATTAAAGCAGCTTTGTTCCATAATAATACATTAGTGAGATTTATACCTCCAACATATTTGGGTGTACAAACAGAATCCCAAGCACCTAAGGCTTTCCTTGTTATTGTCCCACTTCCTGACCACAAGTAGCTACGACAATGTGCCTCAATAAGGTATAAAACCTTAGCTAGGATGGTGAATAATTGGGTCCAATATGCTTGGATGCCAAAAATAACAGATTGGATAAGCTGGGCCCTCCCTGCATATGACAGGCTCTTGGCAGTCCATGACAAAATCCTTGATGTGATCTTATATATTAAAGGCTGCCATTAAAGTAAGGATATCTTATTTGTTGCCAAAGGTGCTCTGAGGTATTTGAATGGAAGTTCACCGTAGCAATACCCTAAATATTGCATTATCGGGTTCTGCACTAGTGCCTGTATTCCACCAAAATATACTGCACTCTTACCTATGTTAGCTTGAAGACCAAAGCATTGGGATAACTCAGAGAAACAGTTGTGTAAGGCAGTAACTGAGGCAACATCTCCCCCTGCAAACAAAAGCAAATCATCCGCAAAGCATAAGTGACTAATGTTGAGTTTAGCACACCtaggatgaaaatgaaatgcTTTGTCTTTTTTCAAACCATATAGGAGCCTACTACGATATTCCATTCCTATGGCAAACAAAAAAGGAGACATGGGGTCTCCTTGCCTTAGCCCCTTTGCAGCTTCAAAAGGTTGTGTAGGCTCACCattaaccaaaatactataacTAACTATCTTCAGGGAAGCCAATTTCAGtcataacttgttgcaacaatacCTATTACAAGGAATCATATGCCTTTTGGAGACCAATCTTAATCATACATCTTGGAGAGACGGCCTTCCCTTTGTATCCTTTGATTAACTCATGAGCAAGAAGAATATTGTCACCTATTTTCCTGGCTGGTATAAAACCAGCTTGTGCTTCACAAATTATATATGGCATCACTTTTTGTAGTTTGTTTACTAATATCCTTCCAATCAGTTTGTACAAAACTGAGCAGCAGGCAATGGGTCTATACTCCTTGATTGTTGTAGGCTTTGAGTTCTTTGGTATGAGGGTAACAACTGTACAATTAATGGGCTTATACATCTACCTGCTTGAGAAGAATTCTTTAACTGCTCCTGTGACTTCTATTTTAATGATAGGCCATGATTTCTTGAAGAACACAGAGTTGTACCTATATACTCTCGGGGCTTTATCACCACATATAGCATTCAAACTCTCCAGTGTCTCCTTATCAATTACTTCAGCAATCAAGTGTATCCTCTGACTTTGACTTAGGCTTGCTCCATTCTTCATGGCTAGTTTATTAGTAGCGGGTAAGGAAGCTATAGAAGCTCCCATAACACCCTTGTAAAATCCTGTAATCTCAGCAATGATGTCTTTTTGATCCGCTAGCTTTGTGCCATCAATGGAAGTAAGCTCAGTTATCTGCTTCCtttgtgttctttctttcaacactgttgaaaaatattttgtatttGCATCCCCCAATTTGATCTATCTAGCCTTTGATTTCTGTCTCATAATGCTCTCTTCCAGCATAGACTATTTTTCTAGTTCCTGTAAAGTTGTCTTCTCCTGAATCTGAAGATTATCTGAATATTGGCTATGGAATTGGCTTTGGATGTGAGCTAAATCAAATCTGGACTTTTCTATTCTCTGTGTAACATTTCTAAACTCTTCATTGTTCAGTTGTCTTAGCCCTGCCTTCAAGCTTTTGAGTTTTGCCCATACATTTCTCATTTTGTTGGTAGGAACACTCCTTTGCTATGCAGCTTCAACAATAGTAAGAAACTGCGAGTGCTCAGCCCATATATTAATGAACCTAAAAGTTACCCTAATATTTGCCTGAGCAGCTTGCATAGTTATAACTAGTGGAGAATGATCTGATACGCTTGGCAACTCATAGTCTACCACTACATGCCCCCACTTCATCATCCATTCTAGGTTTCCAAATGCCCTGGCTAGCCTGCTATAAATTATGTCTCCGCCTTGTTGTTTGTTGGACCATGTGTAGTAATTTCCTCTCCAGTTTAGTTCATTCAATAGTAAGTCATTCATACACCCTGAAAAGTCCTTTATTTCAGCATATTGCACTGGATTGCCAAACAGCCTATCATGTGGGTACAACAAGGCATTGAAATTACCTGCTATCATCTATGGAGATGATATGCCATTAGAAATATCCTTCAGAGAAGCCCATAGTGATTTTCTAAGTTCATCTGTGTTAAAGCCATATATAATTATAACCAGGCAGTTCAAGTCACCCTTCACACTCTTCACCTGGCAATGTATTAATTGGTCTTCCTCTCGCAACTTAGATACATGGTAT encodes:
- the LOC132062333 gene encoding uncharacterized protein LOC132062333: MITNFFKPQAPSNTTPSSPLPSSSSPVNLFNASDNDKVLADLDLKSDPTERKQMSKFSPNIRDRVRRYYILKKPCQPEEFEFPSRDIGGELRRFNPDWFDDPYSQWLEYSVKKDAAFCLCCYLFKNELGGYGKKVSDAFTTKGFRSWNKGIERLKKHVGEVNSVHTRCFMMMLDLMNQEQSILTSFDKPFEKFKGDYRVRLNASVDVIRYFLKEEMPFQGHNEYVTSTKIGHFLDLLKWYADKMEDVKNVVLEKAPKNNTTTSPDIQKDIVNSCAKETVNAIIEDLNGDYFGILVDESKDVSHKEQMALVLRYVNKEGKVIERFLGLVHVKDTSAKSLKEAIYSLLLDHSLSRSQIRGQGYDGASNMQGEINGLKTLILKDNSSAYCVHCFAHQLQLTLVAVAKKHHDVNNFFDILANVLNIVGGSFKRREMLRDDQAEKLEELLVLGEVHTGSGLNQELGLQRPGDTRWGSHFKMVRNFISLFSSIVHVLGVPANEGANYHEKAMAKSLVEDIRSYEFIYMLHLMLKILAITYDLNMSLQRKDQDIVSAMKLVDFTKRKLQSMRESEWNSLVEDVSLFCEKNGIMIPEMDEKYGLGKSKRKSSSVIYSYHLRVEVFYAVIDLQLSELNNRFSEVNTDLLLGMASLSPENSFANYDKKKKES